In Nilaparvata lugens isolate BPH chromosome 5, ASM1435652v1, whole genome shotgun sequence, the following proteins share a genomic window:
- the LOC111057278 gene encoding RING finger protein 37 gives MLIDFCNEGLVESIWCSVSESDGYCVKNLISLDSVKKQKGFLAERFIRPPVSICIKFVEHISINHVVLYSSNGSQTSSGVELFTGDTELIDKFLAKSYLNTENGFIFHRFNDKTLEVSHKNLFKSSFRSARYLNVRYLKVNIIKTRNTTVPTLRKIEVWGKLSNTCSDDIKNKISNVWLEIKKASEPLIRMKRKITNVESQPIHNDNSSNICEPIPDEFLDAITYELMEVPMVLPSGKIVDLKTLERYNSEQESYGRSANDPFTGKFYSEISKPVYSSSLKLRIDEFLSRNSSIDDLKHSSRTVGLPSGRAKVCRLVSKDTVNELSVESRILNSDCSTQTSSQNRKQTFSNKPIQIDLNDSKDKSSSKFNISSFDSLKSDSLNASLKQFLSKSAVNNREDSERVCCSVCGTEENLYQIPCEHYMCRSCTTVRLADKESRCSKCSTPFKSSDIVKTHSSTISSNYRIS, from the coding sequence ATGCTAATAGATTTTTGTAATGAAGGCTTAGTTGAATCAATTTGGTGCAGTGTATCAGAGAGCGATGGTTATTGTGTAAAAAATCTTATTTCGTTGGATAGtgtgaaaaaacaaaaaggATTCCTTGCAGAAAGATTTATAAGACCTCCAGTGTCAATATGTATAAAATTTGTGGAGCACATATCTATCAATCATGTAGTTTTATACTCTTCAAATGGTTCGCAGACATCGTCGGGTGTCGAACTTTTTACTGGAGATACTGAACTTATTGACAAATTTCTTGCTAAAAGTTATCTAAATACTGAAAATGGGTTCATATTTCATCGCTTCAATGATAAAACTTTGGAAGTTTCACATAAGAATCTTTTCAAAAGTTCATTTAGAAGTGCCAGGTATTTGAATGTAAGATATTTGaaagttaatattattaaaactagGAATACAACAGTTCCAAccttgagaaaaattgaagtttGGGGGAAGTTGAGTAACACTTGCTCAGATgatataaagaataaaatatctAATGTTTGGTTAGAAATTAAGAAAGCTTCTGAACCTCTCATcagaatgaaaagaaaaattacaAACGTTGAAAGTCAACCAATTCATAATGACAACTCTTCAAATATCTGTGAACCAATACCTGATGAATTTTTAGATGCTATCACTTACGAATTGATGGAAGTTCCAATGGTTTTACCCAGTGGAAAGATAGTAGACCTGAAAACTTTGGAAAGATATAATTCTGAACAAGAAAGCTACGGTCGTTCAGCAAACGATCCCTTTACAGGAAAATTCTACAGTGAAATCAGTAAACCGGTTTACAGTTCTTCATTGAAGTTGAGAATTGACGAATTTTTGTCCAGAAATAGTAGCATTGACGATTTAAAACACTCATCAAGAACTGTAGGACTTCCAAGTGGACGTGCCAAAGTTTGTCGACTTGTATCTAAGGATACAGTTAATGAACTCAGCGTAGAATCAAGAATATTGAACAGTGATTGTTCTACTCAAACTAGTAGTCAAAATCGAAAACAGACTTTTTCCAATAAGCCTATACAAATAGATCTGAATGATTCAAAAGATAAATCAAGTTCTAAGTTCAACATAAGTTCCTTCGACTCTTTAAAAAGTGATAGTCTGAATGCATCTCTCAAACAGTTTCTCTCAAAAAGTGCTGTGAACAATCGCGAAGATTCTGAACGAGTTTGTTGTTCTGTTTGTGGTACAGAAGAAAATTTATATCAAATTCCTTGTGAACATTATATGTGTCGATCGTGTACTACAGTTAGATTAGCAGACAAAGAAAGCAGATGCTCGAAATGCTCCACTCCATTCAAATCCAGTGATATTGTGAAGACTCACTCCAGCACTATTTCTTCCAACTACCGTATTTCATAA